In one Dermatophagoides farinae isolate YC_2012a chromosome 4, ASM2471394v1, whole genome shotgun sequence genomic region, the following are encoded:
- the Crk gene encoding crk proto-oncogene, adaptor protein yields the protein MTTFDPYDQNSWFFGQLTRNQAIEILEFERDKGVFLVRYSHSVAGDLVLSVSEENKISHYIINKIDVNGESKFKIGENTFHDMPSLLTYYKHHYLDTTALIRAAKKKLEYVRAKFDFLGKDKEDLPFKKNEILTIISKEEDQWWRARNERGQIGSIPVPYVESIDEEEYLSEKEKFDESSSEFDGKNITNINSINDMMMTNNHHHNNRHSNELSSLEPPPTLSSSASSSLSTTTTSMMDPSLNTNNSNLVPIQQESSLLLSSTNNDSNQKIDNQQQQQTNISFNNNKKSTTNMNRKLPAKAIVIQQRIPNAYDKKALKLEKGDIITVTNTNLNGQWEGELNGRQGHFPFNYIKFLDEDQ from the exons atgaccacaTTTGATCCATATGACCAGAATAg cTGGTTTTTCGGCCAATTAACACGTAATCAAGCGATTGAAATATTAGAATTTGAACGTGATAAAGGAGTGTTTCTCGTTCGTTATAGCCATTCAGTGGCTGGTGATCTTGTATTATCTGTTAGTGAAGAGAATAAGATTAGCCATTACATAATCAATAAGATTGATGTGAATggtgaatcaaaatttaagATTGGTGAAAATACATTTCATGATATGCCTAGTTTGCTTACCTATtataaacatcattatcTGGATACAACAGCATTAATTCGTGCG GCCAAAAAGAAACTCGAATATGTACGTgccaaatttgattttcttggTAAAGATAAAGAAGATTTGCCAtttaaaaagaatgaaatattAACAATCATATCGAAAGAAGAGGATCAATGGTGGCGTGCACGTAATGAACGTGGTCAAATCGGTAGCATACCAGTGCCTTATGTTGAatcg ATCGATGAAGAAGAATATCtaagtgaaaaagaaaaatttgatgaatcatcTTCGGAATTTGATGGGAAAAATATCACCAACATTAATAGCAtcaatgatatgatgatgacgaataatcatcatcataataatcgcCATAGTAATGAACTATCTAGTCTTGAGCCGCCgccaacattatcatcatccgcatcatcatcattatcaacgacgacaacatcAATGATGGATCCATCATTGAATACAAATAACAGTAATCTTGTACCAATTcaacaagaatcatcattattactatcttcaacaaataatgatagtaaccaaaaaattgacaaccaacaacagcaacaaacgaatatttcatttaataataataagaaatcTACCACTAATATGAATCGAAAATTACCGGCCAAAGCGATTGTCATACAGCAAAGGATACCTAATGCTTATGATAAAAAGGCGCTTAAACTTGAG aaaggTGACATTATTACCGTAACGAATACGAATCTAAATGGCCAATGGGAAGGCGAATTAAATGGCAGACAAGGACATTTTCCGTTTAAttatatcaaatttttaGATGAAGATCAATGA